A single genomic interval of Dysidea avara chromosome 6, odDysAvar1.4, whole genome shotgun sequence harbors:
- the LOC136258791 gene encoding NACHT, LRR and PYD domains-containing protein 5-like, whose translation MKGKELLDIIFSKLYEELIEDVIDSECVLKRLSESGLISEKRFRTIGNKQEYFERNRCMVDALRKGVRTVNQFKKLLHIFYLDSEFYEVAESLKVVYCILSNEENIAKSLDYSTLVLCLKKNSFFTKREIELLPERCKDVKEIIEILKDKDVHSFRRFLSCLEELNKSGLVTKMISACDEYPSFSLDNFKHFLEKRYNNSTFTQISEVDFNLPISDDINIALIKISEEDHKKESTFFDYYSLLLKQQSGYSRQFLNSYSDIVVENCRVVLIQGYPGSGKTFLAKRMCAKWAKGELLQKFTYVIFLQLRDAEVASAKTLDEIIQLFMGSLTKQITDKFYERNGQSMLIILEGWDELPQNRRQSSLFARLISGDLLPEAVIVITSRPSAIRSIPFNAINRRIEILGFTEQQVKRNIKYYFERHSNGSELVEQFWSELKRLPLLDCFVFVPINLCVALYIFNTNGYKLPETFTNMYTNLVLIQLRRYKERNSYVIASISTLEYLPSEIDDLLLRLSKMAYDQLLKDLTLVFDESKIEQYCFTSGDQNHEDFDGMGLLQVTNHRHIHSISKTYEFIHRTLQELLAAWYLSRQSKPYQQKQLQNLFNKTEFEMIWIFYAGLTKFENVSFKEFLPVNYMLKFKMSGCKILNWFMWSIASKTFIRFQKVCNIFDGHICGKQYSYDLSHCISREFQATLIAAVMEAQNPHLCKEMCESYLFYDEPCYFSVQESAATPQILSALSYCIAHSGKKWTVNCKGLDSCQADNLLKYLHVTHDSKTFSCKCETCIENTKNTDSSVCIIDVDGSENQIDGSLKLIQNQKNLQWLILSYCKLVDKDFVCKLSVALTDNTCVKMIHLSGCRITSDGMKAIAQMLKKNKTLEWIGLAKNRTTLAEKDIIMLLQAIHHHNNTVYMIFLDNAFYTSEKVKRQLQILNHTRQKRGAEKLSLALLEAFKHHETCQHIVSKLPFMNSENSPSSVTTRDIQSSRRVTVYFGEYPVRIVCPKCHEEMVTKTTFKIGSLTWMLVIVLLFTLFFWPFMLWPLFVDQSKDVCHSCSKCHAHLGVYQRV comes from the exons ATGCATGGTAGATGCTTTAAGAAAAGGAGTACGGACTGTTAACCAATTCAAAAAGTTACTTCATATTTTTTATTTGGACAGTGAGTTTTATGAAGTAGCTGAGAGCTTAAAGGTGGTTTACTGCATACTTTCAAATGAAGAAAATATTGCCAAATCTTTAGACTACAGCACACTGGTATTATGTTTAAAGAAAAATAGTTTTTTCACAAAACGAGAAATAGAATTATTGCCAGAAAGGTGCAAAGACGTCAAAGAAATCATAGAAATATTGAAAGATAAAGATGTACATTCATTTAGAAGATTCTTGTCATGTTTAGAAGAGTTGAATAAAAGTGGTTTAGTTACCAAAATGATCAGTGCATGTGATGAGTATCCAAGCTTTTCACTTGACAATTTCAAGCATTTTCTAGAAAAGCGATATAACAATTCTACTTTCACACAAATTTCGGAAGTGGATTTTAATCTTCCAATATCAGATGATATTAACATTGCACTGATTAAAATCAGTGAAGAGGATCACAAAAAAGAGTCAACTTTTTTCGACTACTACAGTTTACTACTTAAACAACAATCTGGTTATTCTAGACAGTTCCTAAACTCATATTCTGACATAGTTGTTGAGAACTGCAGGGTAGTTTTAATACAAGGATATCCTGGAAGTGGAAAAACATTCCTAGCTAAAAGAATGTGTGCAAAATGGGCTAAGGGAGAGCTGTTACAAAAATTTACATATGTTATTTTCTTGCAGCTGAGGGATGCTGAAGTTGCAAGTGCAAAAACATTGGATGAAATAATTCAACTATTTATGGGCAGTTTaaccaaacaaatcaccgaCAAATTTTATGAAAGAAATGGCCAAAGTATGTTGATTATTTTAGAGGGATGGGATGAGCTCCCCCAAAACAGAAGACAAAGCAGTTTATTTGCTCGTCTTATATCTGGCGACCTTCTTCCTGAAGCAGTAATTGTGATCACAAGTCGTCCTTCTGCCATTAGGAGTATACCCTTTAATGCTATTAACAGAAGAATTGAAATTCTTGGATTTACTGAGCAGCAGGTGAAACGAAACATAAAGTATTATTTTGAAAGGCATAGTAATGGTTCAGAACTTGTAGAACAATTTTGGTCTGAACTAAAACGTCTTCCACTACTGGACTGCTTTGTGTTTGTTCCCATAAATTTGTGTGTTGCTCTTTACATCTTTAATACAAATGGTTACAAGTTACCAGAAACATTCACAAATATGTACACAAACTTGGTACTGATTCAATTGAGACGCTATAAAGAGAGAAACTCATATGTTATTGCATCCATCAGCACACTAGAATACTTACCCTCTGAAATTGATGATCTGTTGCTTAGACTAAGTAAAATGGCTTATGATCAGTTACTAAAAGATTTAACACTAGTCTTTGATGAGTCCAAGATAGAACAATACTGCTTTACTTCAGGTGATCAGAATCATGAGGACTTCGATGGGATGGGATTACTGCAGGTGACTAATCATCGACATATTCATTCTATTAGCAAAACCTATGAATTTATTCATCGCACTCTCCAGGAGTTGTTAGCAGCTTGGTATTTATCTCGGCAATCTAAACCATATCAGCAAAAGCAGCTACAAAATCTTTTCAACAAAACTGAATTTGAAATGATATGGATATTTTATGCAGGTCTGACAAAATTTGAAAATGTTTCTTTTAAAGAATTCCTTCCAGTGAATTACATGCTAAAGTTTAAGATGTCAGGCTGCAAAATATTAAATTGGTTCATGTGGAGTATTGCAAGTAAGACATTTATTAGATTTCAAAAAGTATGCAATATATTTGATGGTCATATTTGTGGAAAACAGTATTCCTATGACTTGTCTCACTGTATTTCAAGAGAATTTCAAGCTACTCTGATAGCAGCAGTTATGGAAGCACAAAACCCTCACCTATGTAAAGAGATGTGCGAGAGCTACCTTTTCTATGATGAACCTTGTTACTTCTCTGTCCAGGAATCTGCCGCAACGCCTCAGATTTTATCAGCATTGTCTTATTGTATAGCACATAGTGGTAAGAAGTGGACAGTAAATTGTAAAGGGTTAGACTCTTGCCAGGCTGATAACTTACTTAAGTATTTACATGTGACTCATGATAGTAAAACATTCAGTTGTAAGTGTGAGACATGTATAGAAAACACCAAAAATACTGACAGCAGTGTTTGCATTATTGATGTTGATGGCAGTGAAAATCAAATAGATGGCTCATTGAAGCTGATTCAAAATCAGAAAAATCTTCAGTGGTTGATACTGTCATATTGCAAACTAGTAGATAAAGATTTTGTGTGCAAGCTGTCTGTAGCTTTAACAGACAACACTTGTGTAAAAATGATTCATCTGAGTGGTTGTCGTATAACCAGTGATGGTATGAAAGCTATAGCTCAAATGTTGAAGAAGAATAAAACATTAGAGTGGATTGGATTGGCAAAAAATAGAACAACATTAGCAGAAAAAGATATAATAATGCTGTTGCAAGCAATACATCATCATaacaatacagtatatatgatATTCCTTGACAATGCTTTCTATACATCAGAAAAAGTTAAAAGACAGTTACAGATTCTTAATCATACAAGACAAAAACGAGGAGCGGAAAAATTGAGTCTTGCTCTCCTTGAAGCTTTTAAACACCATGAAACCTGTCAGCACATTGTATCAAAATTGCCTTTCATGAACAGTGAGAAT TCACCATCGAGTGTCACTACCAGGGATATTCAATCATCAAGACGAGTAACTGTTTACTTTGGGGAGTATCCAGTTAGAATAGTGTGCCCCAAATGCCATGAAGAGATggttacaaagaccacattcaAGATTGGTTCCTTGACATGGATGTTGGTAATTGTATTGCTCTTCACATTATTCTTTTGGCC GTTTATGTTGTGGCCTCTTTTTGTGGACCAAAGTAAAGATGTGTGTCATTCATGCTCAAAGTGTCATGCTCATCTTGGAGTATACCAGAGAGTGTGA